From a region of the Panicum virgatum strain AP13 chromosome 2K, P.virgatum_v5, whole genome shotgun sequence genome:
- the LOC120663459 gene encoding protein tesmin/TSO1-like CXC 3 isoform X2 → MDTPDRAAAQPPPASRAEDSPVFSFINNLSPIEPLKSAYNANSLQGYQSINITSISSIFTSPHDNAHKETRLAKSSLGEISESEACADGSKTNKPAKSSNAVRLFACASTVTRETRTVTCSDAADPPTGPCDLAHPARFDNGSPDHNTTPCHGVRSDLKQDKCRKLDVVQTVKNTVEKRKCLFSTEIQLLDGGQPVNGSDDVLGCQWSDLVSTTSGELLAFDSTMDDHHRGMHLAAKNAESCGYLLSKLTGGGEISDRAHPSASGQVYYQELVMGEDQTENPQIFQDGQQAISTEEIQDNIYEENGCIPLDYKVESQQRGIRRRCLVFEAAGFSNTVVQKETVESLSVSTCKGKSHVQTQPRGLRGIGLHLNALALTPKGKMANQDPMASGLHPSSGSEKDAHGKFLSAGENFPNSGGDLLEFPMDDCSAGSFPVNDHVSSQSVSPQKKRRKTDNNGDDGEACKRCSCKKSKCLKLYCECFAAGVYCSEPCSCQGCLNKPIHEEIVLSTRKQIEFRNPLAFAPKVIRMSDAGPETGEDPNSTPASARHKRGCNCKKSSCLKKYCECYQGGVGCSSNCRCESCKNTFGRRDADTELTEELKQEGEQTENCGKEKENDQQKANVQNEDHPLLELVPITPPFDLSSSLLKLPNFSSAKPPRPSKARSGNSRSSASKATATLQSSKSSKVDGSVIDEEMPDILKEADSPNNCVKSTSPNGKRVSPPHNALSISPNRKGGRKLILKSIPSFPSLMGESNSGSTMNDTDNTFSTSPLVLGPS, encoded by the exons ATGGACACGcccgaccgcgccgccgcgcagccgccgccggcctcgcgcgCCGAG GACTCGCCGGTTTTCAGCTTCATCAACAACCTGTCTCCCATTGAGCCGCTCAAGTCCGCTTACAACGCGAACAGCCTCCAGGGGTACCAGTCCATCAACATAACCTCCATTTCTTCCATCTTCACTTCCCCGCACGACAACGCGCACAAGGAAACAAGGCTCGCAAA GAGCTCCCTCGGTGAAATTTCTGAAAGTGAGGCCTGTGCTGATGGCAGCAAAACAAACAAGCCAGCTAAGTCTTCAAATGCTGTCAGGTTGTTTGCCTGTGCTAGCACTGTCACTCGAGAAACCCGCACAGTTACATGTTCGGATGCGGCTGATCCTCCAACTGGGCCATGCGATTTGGCTCACCCTGCTCGATTCGATAATGGCAGTCCAGACCATAACACCACTCCTTGCCATGGTGTCAGATCAGACCTTAAGCAGGACAAGTGTCGGAAACTAGACGTTGTCCAGACCGTTAAAAATACAGTGGAGAAACGGAAATGCTTGTTCTCCACTGAAATCCAGCTCCTGGATGGTGGCCAGCCTGTGAATGGCAGTGATGACGTCTTGGGATGTCAATGGTCGGACTTAGTCTCCACAACCTCGGGTGAGCTTTTGGCCTTTGACTCCACGATGGATGACCATCACAGAGGAATGCATCTCGCAGCTAAAAATGCAGAATCTTGTGGATACTTGCTGTCGAAACTTACAGGAGGTGGTGAAATCTCGGACAGAGCACATCCTAGTGCATCTGGTCAAGTATACTATCAAGAACTCGTGATGGGAGAAGATCAGACAGAAAATCCTCAAATATTTCAGGATGGTCAGCAAGCCATCTCAACAGAAGAAATTCAGGATAACATTTATGAAGAGAATGGATGTATTCCATTAGACTACAAG GTGGAAAGCCAACAACGTGGCATACGAAGACGCTGCCTGGTATTTGAGGCAGCTGGGTTCTCAAATACTGTTGTGCAGAAAGAGACGGTTGAGAGTCTCTCTGTCTCAACATGTAAAGGCAAGAGCCATGTACAAACCCAGCCACGTGGGTTGCGCGGTATAGGTCTACATTTAAATGCCCTTGCATTAACACCAAAAGGCAAAATGGCCAATCAGGATCCTATGGCTTCTGGTTTGCATCCATCATCAGGATCTGAAAAGGATGCACATGGCAAGTTTCTCTCAGCAGGAGAGAATTTTCCAAACTCTGGCGGTGACCTGTTAGAATTTCCCATGGATGATTGTTCAGCTGGAAGTTTTCCTGTAAATGATCATGTTTCAAGTCAAAGCGTCAGTCCTCAAAAGAAGAG GCGTAAAACAGATAAtaatggtgatgatggtgaGGCATGCAAGCGGTGCAGCTGTAAGAAGTCAAAGTGCCTGAAACT GTATTGTGAGTGTTTTGCTGCCGGTGTTTACTGCTCTGAACCTTGTTCGTGTCAAGGATGTTTGAACAAACCCATACATGAGGAAATTGTTCTCTCCACTCGGAAGCAGATAGAGTTTCGTAATCCGCTAGCATTTGCTCCAAAAGTGATTCGTATGTCTGACGCTGGTCCGGAAACTGGG GAAGATCCTAACAGCACCCCAGCGTCAGCTCGTCATAAGAGAGGATGCAATTGCAAGAAGTCAAGCTGTCTCAAGAAATACTGTGAATGCTATCAG GGAGGTGTTGGATGCTCTAGCAACTGCAGATGTGAGAGTTGCAAAAACACTTTCGGCAGAAGAGATG CTGACACTGAACTCACTGAAGAACTGAAACAAGAAGGTGAACAAACAGAAAATTGTGGAAAAGAGAAGGAGAATGATCAACAAAAGGCAAATGTACAGAACGAAGATCATCCCCTCCTTGAGCTTGTTCCAATAACACCTCCTTTTGATCTTTCCAG TTCTCTGCTTAAACTGCCAAATTTCTCAAGTGCAAAGCCACCAAGACCTTCCAAAGCTCGCAGTGGGAACTCCCGTTCGTCTGCTTCAAAAGCTACTGCAACATTGCAGTCTTCTAAATCATCCAAGGTTGATGGTAGTGTTATCGATGAGGAGATGCCAGATATTCTAAAAGAAGCTGATTCTCCTAACAACTGTGTCAAGTCTACTTCACCCAATGGAAAACGAGTCTCGCCACCGCATAATGCGCTTAGTATTTCCCCGAACCGGAAAGGTGGTAGGAAATTAATATTGAAGTCAATTCCCTCATTTCCATCACTTATGGGAGAGTCAAACAGTGGTTCTACGATGAACGATACTGATAACACATTCAGCACATCGCCTCTCGTTTTAG GACCATCTTAA
- the LOC120663451 gene encoding 60S acidic ribosomal protein P2A-like — MKFVAAYLLAVLAGNPSPSAKDLSSILESVGCEIDNEKMELLLSQLSGKDITELIAAGREKFASVPCGGGGVAVAAAAPAAGGAAPAAEAKKEEKVEEKEESDDDMGFSLFD, encoded by the exons ATGAAGTTTGTTGCTGCCTATCTGCTTGCTGTCCTCGCTGGCAACCCCAGCCCCTCTGCAAAGGATCTATCGTCTATTCTGGAATCAG TTGGCTGTGAAATTGACAATGAAAAGATGGAGCTGCTGCTGTCCCAACTGAGTGGCAAGGACATTACCGAGCTCATTGCTGCCGGCAGGGAGAAGTTTGCTTCGGTtccatgcggtggtggtggtgtggctGTGGCAGCAGCTGCCCCTGCTGCTGGTGGAGCTGCTCCTGCAGCTGAGGCCAAGAAAGAAGAGAAGGTCGAGGAGAAGGAAGAGAGTGATGAT GACATGGGCTTCAGCCTCTTCGACTAA
- the LOC120695869 gene encoding 60S acidic ribosomal protein P2A-like, whose product MKFVATYVLAVLAGNPSPSAEDLSSILESVGCEIDNEKMELLLSQLSGKDITELIAAGREKFASVPCGGGGVAVAAAAPAAGGAAPAAEAKKEEKVEEKEESDDDMGFSLFD is encoded by the exons ATGAAGTTTGTTGCTACCTACGTTCTTGCTGTCCTTGCTGGCAACCCCAGCCCCTCTGCAGAGGACTTGTCGTCTATTCTGGAATCAG TTGGCTGTGAAATTGATAATGAAAAGATGGAGCTCCTGCTGTCCCAGCTGAGTGGCAAGGACATTACGGAGCTCATTGCTGCGGGTAGGGAGAAGTTTGCTTCCGTcccatgcggcggcggcggtgtggctgTTGCGGCAGCTGCCCCagctgctggtggtgctgctcctgcagctgaggcgaagaaggaagagaaggtggaggagaaggaagaaagtGATGAT GACATGGGCTTCAGCCTCTTCGACTAG
- the LOC120663475 gene encoding leucine-rich repeat extensin-like protein 4 has protein sequence MAMHGMVKKKTLPAAAAVVLALVLSAAAAVSGQQPAPGKQTAANNPRLQRAYVALQALKRAITEDPKNLTRGWCGPDVCAYFGVFCAAAPDDPHALTVAGLDLNHGDLAGTFPEELGLLSDLALLHLNSNRFAGGLPESLPKLRLLHELDVSNNRLSGGFPQHILCLPNVKYVDLRFNNLCGPVPPAIFDKPLDALFLNDNHFDFELPENLGNSPASVVVLANLRLRGCIPQSVGRMAGTLNELVVLNAGLRSCIPQEVGWLRELTVLDLSSNQLQGMLPESMAGMHKLEQLDVAHNELWGHIPEGICALPSLRNFTYSYNFFCTEPQRCLDIRRIDDRQNCIAGRPDQRPGDQCLAFLHRPPPRCDEHGCFGPPHY, from the coding sequence ATGGCAATGCACgggatggtgaagaagaagacgttgccggcggcggcggcggtggtcctGGCCCTGGtcctgtcggcggcggcggcggtctccgGGCAGCAGCCGGCGCCGGGGAAGCAGACGGCGGCGAACAACCCGCGACTGCAGCGGGCGTACGTGGCTCTGCAGGCGCTGAAGCGCGCCATCACGGAGGACCCCAAGAACCTGACGCGCGGGTGGTGCGGCCCCGACGTGTGCGCCTACTTCGGCGTCttctgcgcggcggcgccggacgaCCCGCACGCGCTCACCGTCGCCGGGCTGGACCTCAACCACGGCGACCTGGCGGGGACCTTcccggaggagctcggcctgcTCTCGGACCTCGCGCTGCTGCACCTCAACTCCAACCGCTTCGCCGGCGGCCTGCCGGAGTCGCTGCCCaagctccgcctcctccacgagCTCGACGTCAGCAACAACCGCCTCTCCGGCGGGTTCCCGCAGCACATCCTCTGCCTGCCCAACGTCAAGTACGTCGACCTCCGGTTCAACAACCTCTGCGGGCCCGTGCCGCCGGCCATCTTCGACAAGCCGCTCGACGCGCTCTTCCTCAACGACAACCACTTCGACTTCGAGCTGCCGGAGAACCTCGGCAACTCGCCGGCGTCGGTGGTGGTGCTCGCCAACCTGCGCCTGCGCGGCTGCATCCCGCAGAGCGTGGGGCGCATGGCCGGCACGCTCAACGAGCTCGTCGTCCTCAACGCCGGCCTCCGCTCCTGCATCCCGCAGGAGGTCGGCTGGCTCCGCGAGCTCACCGTGCTGGACCTCAGCTCCAACCAGCTCCAGGGGATGCTGCCGGAGTCCATGGCCGGCATGCACAAGCTCGAGCAGCTCGACGTCGCGCACAACGAGCTCTGGGGCCACATCCCGGAGGGCATCTGCGCGCTGCCCAGCCTCCGCAACTTCACCTACTCGTACAACTTCTTCTGCACCGAGCCGCAGCGCTGCCTCGACATCCGCCGCATCGACGACCGCCAGAACTGCATCGCCGGCCGCCCCgaccagcgccccggcgaccagtgcctcgccttcctgcaccgcccgccgccgcgctgcgacGAGCACGGCTGCTTCGGCCCGCCGCACTACTAG
- the LOC120663459 gene encoding protein tesmin/TSO1-like CXC 3 isoform X1 — protein MDTPDRAAAQPPPASRAEDSPVFSFINNLSPIEPLKSAYNANSLQGYQSINITSISSIFTSPHDNAHKETRLAKSSLGEISESEACADGSKTNKPAKSSNAVRLFACASTVTRETRTVTCSDAADPPTGPCDLAHPARFDNGSPDHNTTPCHGVRSDLKQDKCRKLDVVQTVKNTVEKRKCLFSTEIQLLDGGQPVNGSDDVLGCQWSDLVSTTSGELLAFDSTMDDHHRGMHLAAKNAESCGYLLSKLTGGGEISDRAHPSASGQVYYQELVMGEDQTENPQIFQDGQQAISTEEIQDNIYEENGCIPLDYKVESQQRGIRRRCLVFEAAGFSNTVVQKETVESLSVSTCKGKSHVQTQPRGLRGIGLHLNALALTPKGKMANQDPMASGLHPSSGSEKDAHGKFLSAGENFPNSGGDLLEFPMDDCSAGSFPVNDHVSSQSVSPQKKRRKTDNNGDDGEACKRCSCKKSKCLKLYCECFAAGVYCSEPCSCQGCLNKPIHEEIVLSTRKQIEFRNPLAFAPKVIRMSDAGPETGEDPNSTPASARHKRGCNCKKSSCLKKYCECYQGGVGCSSNCRCESCKNTFGRRDGEHFCADTELTEELKQEGEQTENCGKEKENDQQKANVQNEDHPLLELVPITPPFDLSSSLLKLPNFSSAKPPRPSKARSGNSRSSASKATATLQSSKSSKVDGSVIDEEMPDILKEADSPNNCVKSTSPNGKRVSPPHNALSISPNRKGGRKLILKSIPSFPSLMGESNSGSTMNDTDNTFSTSPLVLGPS, from the exons ATGGACACGcccgaccgcgccgccgcgcagccgccgccggcctcgcgcgCCGAG GACTCGCCGGTTTTCAGCTTCATCAACAACCTGTCTCCCATTGAGCCGCTCAAGTCCGCTTACAACGCGAACAGCCTCCAGGGGTACCAGTCCATCAACATAACCTCCATTTCTTCCATCTTCACTTCCCCGCACGACAACGCGCACAAGGAAACAAGGCTCGCAAA GAGCTCCCTCGGTGAAATTTCTGAAAGTGAGGCCTGTGCTGATGGCAGCAAAACAAACAAGCCAGCTAAGTCTTCAAATGCTGTCAGGTTGTTTGCCTGTGCTAGCACTGTCACTCGAGAAACCCGCACAGTTACATGTTCGGATGCGGCTGATCCTCCAACTGGGCCATGCGATTTGGCTCACCCTGCTCGATTCGATAATGGCAGTCCAGACCATAACACCACTCCTTGCCATGGTGTCAGATCAGACCTTAAGCAGGACAAGTGTCGGAAACTAGACGTTGTCCAGACCGTTAAAAATACAGTGGAGAAACGGAAATGCTTGTTCTCCACTGAAATCCAGCTCCTGGATGGTGGCCAGCCTGTGAATGGCAGTGATGACGTCTTGGGATGTCAATGGTCGGACTTAGTCTCCACAACCTCGGGTGAGCTTTTGGCCTTTGACTCCACGATGGATGACCATCACAGAGGAATGCATCTCGCAGCTAAAAATGCAGAATCTTGTGGATACTTGCTGTCGAAACTTACAGGAGGTGGTGAAATCTCGGACAGAGCACATCCTAGTGCATCTGGTCAAGTATACTATCAAGAACTCGTGATGGGAGAAGATCAGACAGAAAATCCTCAAATATTTCAGGATGGTCAGCAAGCCATCTCAACAGAAGAAATTCAGGATAACATTTATGAAGAGAATGGATGTATTCCATTAGACTACAAG GTGGAAAGCCAACAACGTGGCATACGAAGACGCTGCCTGGTATTTGAGGCAGCTGGGTTCTCAAATACTGTTGTGCAGAAAGAGACGGTTGAGAGTCTCTCTGTCTCAACATGTAAAGGCAAGAGCCATGTACAAACCCAGCCACGTGGGTTGCGCGGTATAGGTCTACATTTAAATGCCCTTGCATTAACACCAAAAGGCAAAATGGCCAATCAGGATCCTATGGCTTCTGGTTTGCATCCATCATCAGGATCTGAAAAGGATGCACATGGCAAGTTTCTCTCAGCAGGAGAGAATTTTCCAAACTCTGGCGGTGACCTGTTAGAATTTCCCATGGATGATTGTTCAGCTGGAAGTTTTCCTGTAAATGATCATGTTTCAAGTCAAAGCGTCAGTCCTCAAAAGAAGAG GCGTAAAACAGATAAtaatggtgatgatggtgaGGCATGCAAGCGGTGCAGCTGTAAGAAGTCAAAGTGCCTGAAACT GTATTGTGAGTGTTTTGCTGCCGGTGTTTACTGCTCTGAACCTTGTTCGTGTCAAGGATGTTTGAACAAACCCATACATGAGGAAATTGTTCTCTCCACTCGGAAGCAGATAGAGTTTCGTAATCCGCTAGCATTTGCTCCAAAAGTGATTCGTATGTCTGACGCTGGTCCGGAAACTGGG GAAGATCCTAACAGCACCCCAGCGTCAGCTCGTCATAAGAGAGGATGCAATTGCAAGAAGTCAAGCTGTCTCAAGAAATACTGTGAATGCTATCAG GGAGGTGTTGGATGCTCTAGCAACTGCAGATGTGAGAGTTGCAAAAACACTTTCGGCAGAAGAGATGGTGAGCACTTTTGTG CTGACACTGAACTCACTGAAGAACTGAAACAAGAAGGTGAACAAACAGAAAATTGTGGAAAAGAGAAGGAGAATGATCAACAAAAGGCAAATGTACAGAACGAAGATCATCCCCTCCTTGAGCTTGTTCCAATAACACCTCCTTTTGATCTTTCCAG TTCTCTGCTTAAACTGCCAAATTTCTCAAGTGCAAAGCCACCAAGACCTTCCAAAGCTCGCAGTGGGAACTCCCGTTCGTCTGCTTCAAAAGCTACTGCAACATTGCAGTCTTCTAAATCATCCAAGGTTGATGGTAGTGTTATCGATGAGGAGATGCCAGATATTCTAAAAGAAGCTGATTCTCCTAACAACTGTGTCAAGTCTACTTCACCCAATGGAAAACGAGTCTCGCCACCGCATAATGCGCTTAGTATTTCCCCGAACCGGAAAGGTGGTAGGAAATTAATATTGAAGTCAATTCCCTCATTTCCATCACTTATGGGAGAGTCAAACAGTGGTTCTACGATGAACGATACTGATAACACATTCAGCACATCGCCTCTCGTTTTAG GACCATCTTAA